From a region of the Sminthopsis crassicaudata isolate SCR6 chromosome 6, ASM4859323v1, whole genome shotgun sequence genome:
- the TSPAN18 gene encoding tetraspanin-18 → MEGDCLSCMKYLMFVFNFFIFLGGACLLGVGIWVMVDPTGFREIVAANPLLFTGAYILLAMGALLFLLGFLGCCGAIRENKCLLLFFFLFILLIFLAELSAAILAFIFRENLTREFFTKELTKHYQGSNETDVFSVTWNSVMITFGCCGVNGPEDFKSAPVYRFLNFNGDEVPEACCRREPQSRDGILVNREECLLGRDRSLNKQGCYTVILNSFETYVYLAGALAIGVLAIELFAMIFAMCLFRGIQ, encoded by the exons ATGGAGGGCGACTGTCTGAGCTGCATGAAGTATCTGAtgtttgttttcaatttcttcatattt CTGGGGGGTGCCTGCCTCCTCGGCGTCGGGATCTGGGTCATGGTGGACCCCACTGGCTTTCGGGAGATCGTGGCCGCTAACCCCCTCCTCTTCACGGGCGCCTACATCCTGCTGGCCATGGGGGCCTTGCTTTTCCTCCTCGGTTTCCTGGGCTGCTGTGGAGCCATCCGGGAAAACAAATGTTTGCTACTCTTC tttttcctgttCATCTTGTTAATATTCCTGGCAGAGCTCTCAGCAGCCATCCTGGCCTTCATCTTCAGAGAAAAT CTAACAAGAGAGTTCTTCACCAAGGAGCTGACAAAGCATTATCAGGGAAGCAACGAGACAGACGTCTTCTCTGTGACCTGGAATTCAGTCATGATCACG TTTGGTTGCTGTGGGGTCAATGGGCCCGAAGATTTTAAGTCTGCCCCAGTTTACCGCTTCCTGAATTTCAATGGGGATGAGGTTCCGGAGGCATGCTGCCGGAGAGAACCCCAAAGTCGGGACGGCATTCTGGTCAACAGGGAGGAGTGCCTCTTGGGCAGAGATCGTTCCTTGAACAAACAG GGCTGTTACACTGTGATCCTCAATTCCTTTGAGACGTATGTCTATCTTGCTGGAGCACTTGCCATTGGAGTGTTGGCTATTGAG ctctTTGCCATGATCTTTGCCATGTGCCTCTTCCGAGGGATCCAGTAA